The sequence ttatgagttttttttttcaaattgaggagttATTGTTTTATTGTGTTATTCATCATATCTTGTGCATCttattgattatttgtatattatacttgttatttatttatttattatttgtttaaactGTATATAAATTGTCATTGTATTTCATggcattttctattttatgtatagtatattaaaagACGGTTTTGCGGAACCGCAGCCGGACttttttatactcaacccttttCTGGAATGATCGGCAATTTATTAGTTCGTCATGCGTCTAATGGTTGTCGTGGGTTCCAGCCTAAATTGTCCACTTGGATTCCCGGTGTTTCAAAatccactcttagtcaactagcgtagagcgaaaccaaatctcAATTTCTAgcgcattttgaactaagtCGACCCAACACCCACAACGTGTTGTGCCCATTAGAAGTCTACCTTGTGTCTATTTAGCCTATTGATCAATAAGAGACAATCATCCGtatatgtttaaatttgaaggatgtatacgtCATTTGACGAAATAATATTTCTTGCGTTAGGTAGTTTAATGGTTTGTTCATAGTCGAAGAAGGATCAAGTaattatttcatcaaaaaaCGTGGACATCCGGAGATAACAAGAAATCAAACATAAGGGACGTCCATGGAGGCATAGCTTAGGATGGTACCTCTGCGGGGGACTGATCATTTGTATCCCATTTTCCTTATTATGTATCATCATTCAATTTTATTcataaagtttgtataaatttgggttttgggatTGTGCTTTCAAATGATGTTATACATCCTTCAGATCGGTAGGTCTACTCTTgacacaaaagggtcacatatttGTATAGGACGCGCAATAATTGTTTGTATGTTATGTGATATAATTAAGTTTGTCTTTGATCAAAGCAGTGCTTATGCGTTTAATTAATTCTTTGTGtgatattttacattatttattatGAACACGAACTAACACTTTTACCTTctgagttttttttctttccaacgaGAGGTTGATTAGTGTCGGAATTTGAATGTCATTTCTTGTCCGAAATTGCAAGGAACGAAAGGACTCGCGAAATTTGAGTCTTTGAATTTCACAAGACATGaataatcaattaaaaagacaaatcaTGGGAGTCCTTGACTATGAAGTtacattcatttattttatttatttttcattattatggCTTTGCTTTCCCacatttatcatatttttgcAGGAAAACCATCCCCGACGACTCCCATagcaataacatattttggTTCGGGCATTTGCTCATATAATCTCATATTTATTATAATCCcatagaataataatttttcttctaTGATTGATCGATATAAACATCAACAACTCCGAATTAGATCAGTTTCTCCTCAACAAATAAGTGCTTGGGCCACAAAAATCCTGCCTAATGGAGAGATAGTTGGAGAGGCAACAAAACCCTATACTTTTcattacaaaacaaataaatcGGAAAATGATGGATTATTTTGTGAAAGAATTTTTGGTCCTATAAAAAGCGGAATTTGTGCTTGTGGAAATTATCGAGTAATCGGAGATGAAAAAGAAGACCCGAAATTTTGTGAACAATGCGGAGTCGAATTTGTTGATTCTCGGATACGAAGGTATCAAATGGGCTATATCAAACTCGCATGCCCAGTAACCCATGTGTGGTATTTAAAACGTCTTCCTAGTTATATTGCGAATCTTTTAGATAAACCTCTTAAAGAATTAGAAGGCCTAGTATACTGCGATGTGTGATTTGATCGAAATTCTGATTTTACAGACTCGGAAGGAGAAACTGTCATCCCAGTCAATCCAATTGGGATGCCCTGGACCTGACATGTCACTTGGAAAGAGTAACATGAAGCTCAGAATTGGGGTGTAGTCAATACTCCCAAATAAAAAGGGAATTGATCTATGGTCGATTTCGtaacaaatcaaataaagaGGAATTTCTATTTGTACCTCGTAAAAAAAGCTTTTTATTTTGTGTAATGAAccatttctcttcttttcgtGGAAAGAAATTATGTTTAAGTAAGCAAATATGTCATGGTTCCAGGAGTCTATCTATCGCGTATAGACTTTAAGGGCGTGGTGGCCTAACCATCGAGGTGAAGTCGGGACCTAAACGATCGAATGGAACAATATATAGACAAGTAAATCCCTTATGGGTTCCAAGGTATTCCTTTAATTATTAAGAGTTAAGGGATTTATCATTCAAAGGGAAGTAGACTACTCaagaattttctattttatttgttggaattgaatttgaataaagAATTAATAGAAGACGGAATCACTGAAATCTTCTTTCGTCTTCACTGGGAACTTGAGTAAGGAGTAGACTTttttattttgggattttataGAGTTTGAAAACGAGAACTCCTTTCCTTATTTGGTGTACCTACTTGAGCCGGATGAAAGGAAACTTTCACGTCCGATTTTGAAGGGGGGGAGATCCTATAGAATCCTATCCCAATTTTTCTTTTGCTAGGCCCATAACTAAAAAGCCCACTTTCTTACGATTACGAGGTTTATTCGAATATGAAATCCAATCTTGGAAATACAGCATCCCACTTTTTTTTACTACCCAGGGTTTCGATACATTTCGCAATCGAGAAATCTCTACTGGCGCAGGTGCTATCCGAGAACAATTAGCCGATCTAGATTTACGAATTATTATAGAGAATTCGTTGGTAGAGTGGGAAGAATTGGGGGAAGAAGGGCACACAGGGAATGAATGGGAAGATCGAAAAGTTGGAAGAAGAAAGGACTTTTTGGTTAGACGCGTGGAATTGGCTAAGCATTTTATTCGAACAAATATAGAGCCAGAATGGATGGTTTTGTGTCTATTACCAGTTCTTCCTCCTGAGTTGAGACCGATCATTCAGATAGATGGGGGTAAACTAATGAGCTCAGATATTAATGAACTCTATAGAAGAGTTATCTATCGGAACAATACCCTTACCGATCTATTAACAACAAGTAGATCTACGCCAGGAGAATTAGTAATGTGTCAGGAGAAATTAGTACAAGAAGCCGTGGATACACTTCTTGATAATGGAATCCGGGGACAACCAATGAGGGACGGTCATAATAAAGTTTACAAGTCATTTTCTGATGTAATTGAAGGCAAAGAGGGAAGATTTCGTGAGACTCTGCTTGGTAAACGAGTCGATTATTCAGGACGTTCTGTCATTGTCGTGGGTCCTTCACTTTCATTACATCGATGTGGATTGCCTCGTGAAATAGCAATAGAACTTTTCCAGACATTTGTAATTCGTGGTCTAATTAGACAACATCTTGCTTCGAACATAGGAGTTGCTAAGAGTAAAATTCGAGAAAAAGAGCCGATTGTATGGGAAATCCTTCAAGAAGTTATGCAGGGACACCCTGTATTGCTGAATAGAGCACCTACGCTGCATAGATTAGGCATACAGGCATTCCAGCCCGTTTTAGTGGAGGGGCGCGCTATTTGTTTACATCCATTAGTTTGCAAGGGATTCAATGCCGATTTTGATGGAGATCAAATGGCTGTTCATGTACCTTTATCCTTGGAGGCTCAAGTAGAGGCCCGTTTACTTATGTTTTCTCATATGAATCTTTTGTCTCCGGCTATTGGGGATCCCATTTCCGTACCAACGCAAGATATGCTTATTGGACTCTATGTATTAACGAGCGGAAATCATCGAGGTATTTGTGTAAATAGATATAATCCATGTAATCGCAGAAACTATCAAAATCAAAAAAGAAGTGACAATAGTTACTATAAGTATACGAAAGAACCCTTTTTTTCGAATTCCTATGATGCAATTGGGGCTTATCGGCAGAAACGAATCAATTTAGATAGTCCTTTGTGGCTCCGGTGGCGACTAGATCAACGCGTTATTGCTTCAAGAGAAACTCCCATCGAAGTTCACTATGAATCTTTAGGTACTTTTTATGAGATTTATGGACACTATCTAATAGTAAGAAGTCTAAAAAAAAAAANNNNNNNNNNNNNNNNNNNNNNNNNNNNNNNNNNNNNNNNNNNNNNNNNNNNNNNNNNNNNNNNNNNNNNNNNNNNNNNNNNNNNNNNNNNNNNNNNNNNNNNNNNNNNNNNNNNNNNNNNNNNNNNNNNNNNNNNNNNNNNNNNNNNNNNNNNNNNNNNNNNNNNNNNNNNNNNNNNNNNNNNNNNNNNNNNNNNNNNNNNNNNNNNNNNNNNNNNNNNNNNNNNNNNNNNNNNNNNNNNNNNNNNNNNNNNNNNNNNNNNNNNNNNNNNNNNNNNNNNNNNNNNNNNNNNNNNNNNNNNNNNNNNNNNNNNNNNNNNNNNNNNNNNNNNNNNNNNNNNNNNNNNNNNNNNNNNNNNNNNNNNNNNNNNNNNNNNNNNNNNNNNNNNNNNNNNNNNNNNNNNNNNNNNNNNNNNNNNNNNNNNNNNNNNNNNNNNNNNNNNNNNNNNNNNNNNNNNNNNNNNNNNNNNNNNNNNNNNNNNNNNNNNNNNNNNNNNNNNNNNNNNNNNNNNNNNNNNNNNNNNNNNNNNNNNNNNNNNNNNNNNNNNNNNNNNNNNNNNNNNNNNNNNNNNNNNNNNNNNNNNNNNNNNNNNNNNNNNNNNNNNNNNNNNNNNNNNNNNNNNNNNNNNNNNNNNNNNNNNNNNNNNNNNNNNNNNNNNNNNNNNNNNNNNNNNNNNNNNNNNNNNNNNNNNNNNNNNNNNNNNNNNNNNNNNNNNNNNNNNNNNNNNNNNNNNNNNNNNNNNNNNNNNNNNNNNNNNNNNNNNNNNNNNNNNNNNNNNNNNNNNNNNNNNNNNNNNNNNNNNNNNNNNNNNNNNNNNNNNNNNNNNNNNNNNNNNNNNNNNNNNNNNNNNNNNNNNNNNNNNNNNNNNNNNNNNNNNNNNNNNNNNNNNNNNNNNNNNNNNNNNNNNNNNNNNNNNNNNNNNNNNNNNNNNNNNNNNNNNNNNNNNNNNNNNNNNNNNNNNNNNNNNNNNNNNNNNNNNNNNNNNNNNNNNNNNNNNNNNNNNNNNNNNNNNNNNNNNNNNNNNNNNNNNNNNNNNNNNNNNNNNNNNNNNNNNNNNNNNNNNNNNNNNNNNNNNNNNNNNNNNNNNNNNNNNNNNNNNNNNNNNNNNNNNNNNNNNNNNNNNNNNNNNNNNNNNNNNNNNNNNNNNNNNNNNNNNNNNNNNNNNNNNNNNNNNNNNNNNNNNNNNNNNNNNNNNNNNNNNNNNNNNNNNNNNNNNNNNNNNNNNNNNNNNNNNNNNNNNNNNNNNNNNNNNNNNNNNNNNNNNNNNNNNNNNNNNNNNNNNNNNNNNNNNNNNNNNNNNNNNNNNNNNNNNNNNNNNNNNNNNNNNNNNNNNNNNNNNNNNNNNNNNNNNNNNNNNNNNNNNNNNNNNNNNNNNNNNNNNNNNNNNNNNNNNNNNNNNNNNNNNNNNNNNNNNNNNNNNNNNNNNNNNNNNNNNNNNNNNNNNNNNNNNNNNNNNNNNNNNNNNNNNNNNNNNNNNNNNNNNNNNNNNNNNNNNNNNNNNNNNNNNNNNNNNNNNNNNNNNNNNNNNNNNNNNNNNNNNNNNNNNNNNNNNNNNNNNNNNNNNNNNNNNNNNNNNNNNNNNNNNNNNNNNNNNNNNNNNNNNNNNNNNNNNNNNNNNNNNNNNNNNNNNNNNNNNNNNNNNNNNNNNNNNNNNNNNNNNNNNNNNNNNNNNNNNNNNNNNNNNNNNNNNNNNNNNNNNNNNNNNNNNNNNNNNNNNNNNNNNNNNNNNNNNNNNNNNNNNNNNNNNNNNNNNNNNNNNNNNNNNNNNNNNNNNNNNNNNNNNNNNNNNNNNNNNNNNNNNNNNNNNNNNNNNNNNNNNNNNNNNNNNNNNNNNNNNNNNNNNNNNNNNNNNNNNNNNNNNNNNNNNNNNNNNNNNNNNNNNNNNNNNNNNNNNNNNNNNNNNNNNNNNNNNNNNNNNNNNNNNNNNNNNNNNNNNNNNNNNNNNNNNNNNNNNNNNNNNNNNNNNNNNNNNNNNNNNNNNNNNNNNNNNNNNNNNNNNNNNNNNNNNNNNNNNNNNNNNNNNNNNNNNNNNNNNNNNNNNNNNNNNNNNNNNNNNNNNNNNNNNNNNNNNNNNNNNNNNNNNNNNNNNNNNNNNNNNNNNNNNNNNNNNNNNNNNNNNNNNNNNNNNNNNNNNNNNNNNNNNNNNNNNNNNNNNNNNNNNNNNNNNNNNNNNNNNNNNNNNNNNNNNNNNNNNNNNNNNNNNNNNNNNNNNNNNNNNNNNNNNNNNNNNNNNNNNNNNNNNNNNNNNNNNNNNNNNNNNNNNNNNNNNNNNNNNNNNNNNNNNNNNNNNNNNNNNNNNNNNNNNNNNNNNNNNNNNNNNNNNNNNNNNNNNNNNNNNNNNNNNNNNNNNNNNNNNNNNNNNNNNNNNNNNNNNNNNNNNNNNNNNNNNNNNNNNNNNNNNNNNNNNNNNNNNNNNNNNNNNNNNNNNNNNNNNNNNNNNNNNNNNNNNNNNNNNNNNNNNNNNNNNNNNNNNNNNNNNNNNNNNNNNNNNNNNNNNNNNNNNNNNNNNNNNNNNNNNNNNNNNNNNNNNNNNNNNNNNNNNNNNNNNNNNNNNNNNNNNNNNNNNNNNNNNNNNNNNNNNNNNNNNNNNNNNNNNNNNNNNNNNNNNNNNNNNNNNNNNNNNNNNNNNNNNNNNNNNNNNNNNNNNNNNNNNNNNNNNNNNNNNNNNNNNNNNNNNNNNNNNNNNNNNNNNNNNNNNNNNNNNNNNNNNNNNNNNNNNNNNNNNNNNNNNNNNNNNNNNNNNNNNNNNNNNNNNNNNNNNNNNNNNNNNNNNNNNNNNNNNNNNNNNNNNNNNNNNNNNNNNNNNNNNNNNNNNNNNNNNNNNNNNNNNNNNNNNNNNNNNNNNNNNNNNNNNNNNNNNNNNNNNNNNNNNNNNNNNNNNNNNNNNNNNNNNNNNNNNNNNNNNNNNNNNNNNNNNNNNNNNNNNNNNNNNNNNNNNNNNNNNNNNNNNNNNNNNNNNNNNNNNNNNNNNNNNNNNNNNNNNNNNNNNNNNNNNNNNNNNNNNNNNNNNNNNNNNNNNNNNNNNNNNNNNNNNNNNNNNNNNNNNNNNNNNNNNNNNNNNNNNNNNNNNNNNNNNNNNNNNNNNNNNNNNNNNNNNNNNNNNNNNNNNNNNNNNNNNNNNN is a genomic window of Solanum stenotomum isolate F172 unplaced genomic scaffold, ASM1918654v1 scaffold33904, whole genome shotgun sequence containing:
- the LOC125852327 gene encoding DNA-directed RNA polymerase subunit beta'; amino-acid sequence: MIDRYKHQQLRIRSVSPQQISAWATKILPNGEIVGEATKPYTFHYKTNKSENDGLFCERIFGPIKSGICACGNYRVIGDEKEDPKFCEQCGVEFVDSRIRRYQMGYIKLACPVTHVWYLKRLPSYIANLLDKPLKELEGLVYCDVGGDPIESYPNFSFARPITKKPTFLRLRGLFEYEIQSWKYSIPLFFTTQGFDTFRNREISTGAGAIREQLADLDLRIIIENSLVEWEELGEEGHTGNEWEDRKVGRRKDFLVRRVELAKHFIRTNIEPEWMVLCLLPVLPPELRPIIQIDGGKLMSSDINELYRRVIYRNNTLTDLLTTSRSTPGELVMCQEKLVQEAVDTLLDNGIRGQPMRDGHNKVYKSFSDVIEGKEGRFRETLLGKRVDYSGRSVIVVGPSLSLHRCGLPREIAIELFQTFVIRGLIRQHLASNIGVAKSKIREKEPIVWEILQEVMQGHPVLLNRAPTLHRLGIQAFQPVLVEGRAICLHPLVCKGFNADFDGDQMAVHVPLSLEAQVEARLLMFSHMNLLSPAIGDPISVPTQDMLIGLYVLTSGNHRGICVNRYNPCNRRNYQNQKRSDNSYYKYTKEPFFSNSYDAIGAYRQKRINLDSPLWLRWRLDQRVIASRETPIEVHYESLGTFYEIYGHYLIVRSLKK